Proteins encoded together in one Coffea arabica cultivar ET-39 chromosome 2c, Coffea Arabica ET-39 HiFi, whole genome shotgun sequence window:
- the LOC113723851 gene encoding U-box domain-containing protein 14-like gives MSPRGNSQEALLSQLSEATRTVSTLPECRAVVKKIYCNLVRRIKLLSPLFEELKDGEEELQDDVVSGLELLRIALNSALELLKSVHEGSKILQALQLEQITVKFHQITELIEDALCYVPYTTLDITEEVQEQIELVHTQFRRAKGRMESPDLQLEMDLTIAQRERNPDPAILKRLSEKLHLRTINDLKRESLAIHDMVIANGGLPDERFETMSLLLRKLKDCVLMENPDFDAPEGDKSFVKLRSPVIPDDFRCPISLELMKDPVIVSTGQTYERSCIQKWLDAGHKTCPKTQQTLLHTALTPNYVLKSLIAFWCESNGVELPKKQGSCRNKRSGVGGSECDRAAIDALLQKLANGNPEEQRAAAGELRLLAKRNADNRVCIAEAGAIPLLAELLGSPDSRTQEHAVTALLNLSINEANKGTIVNAGAIPDIVDVLKVGSMEARENAAATLFSLSVVDENKVAIGAAGAIPALIDLLCQGTPRGKKDAATAIFNLSIYQGNKVRAVRSGIVPPLIGLLKDPGGGMVDEALAILAILASHPEGKVAIGQADPIPVLVEVIRTSSPRNRENAAAILWSLCTGDGQYLKLAKDLGAEEVLRELSESGTDRAKRKASSVLELLQRVEPVSS, from the exons ATGAGTCCCAGGGGAAATTCACAAGAGGCGTTACTGAGCCAGCTCAGTGAGGCAACACGGACAGTTTCTACTCTTCCCGAGTGCAGAGCGGTAGTCAAGAAGATCTATTGTAATTTGGTTAGGAGAATCAAGTTATTAAGTCCTCTGTTTGAGGAATTGAAGGACGGTGAAGAAGAGCTCCAGGACGATGTCGTAAGTGGGCTTGAGCTGTTGAGAATTGCTCTTAACTCGGCTCTGGAGCTTCTTAAATCAGTCCATGAAGGCAGTAAGATCTTACAG GCTCTGCAGTTGGAACAAATTACAGTCAAGTTTCATCAGATAACAGAACTGATTGAAGATGCACTATGTTACGTTCCTTACACGACGCTTGATATAACAGAGGAAGTTCAAGAACAG ATTGAACTTGTGCATACACAATTCAGAAGAGCAAAAGGAAGAATGGAGTCACCTGATTTACAACTTGAAATGGATTTGACTATAGCGCAGAGGGAAAGAAACCCTGATCCTGCAATTTTAAAGAGGCTATCAGAGAAGCTACATCTTAGAACCATAAATGATCTAAAGAGAGAATCACTTGCTATCCATGATATGGTTATTGCAAATGGCGGGCTTCCTGATGAGCGCTTTGAAACAATGTCACTACTCCTAAGAAAGCTAAAGGATTGTGTATTGATGGAGAACCCCGACTTTGATGCCCCTGAAGGTGACAAGAGCTTTGTGAAGCTCAGGTCCCCGGTTATCCCAGATGATTTTCGTTGTCCAATATCGCTTGAGCTTATGAAAGATCCTGTTATTGTATCAACTGGACAG acATATGAAAGATCCTGCATACAAAAATGGCTTGATGCAGGACACAAAACATGCCCCAAGACTCAGCAGACTTTATTGCACACGGCCTTAACGCCTAATTATGTTTTAAAGAGTCTAATTGCTTTCTGGTGTGAGAGCAATGGTGTTGAGCTGCCTAAAAAGCAAGGAAGTTGTAGAAATAAAAGATCAGGAGTTGGTGGTTCAGAGTGTGACCGAGCTGCTATTGATGCTTTGTTACAGAAACTTGCAAATGGTAATCCTGAAGAACAACGAGCAGCTGCTGGTGAACTTCGCTTGCTGGCAAAAAGAAATGCAGATAATAGAGTCTGTATTGCTGAGGCTGGAGCAATACCGCTACTCGCTGAACTACTAGGCTCACCAGATTCTCGGACTCAGGAACATGCCGTTACAGCACTTCTCAACCTTTCGATAAATGAGGCCAACAAGGGAACTATTGTAAATGCTGGTGCCATACCTGATATTGTGGATGTGCTGAAAGTTGGAAGCATGGAAGCAAGAGAAAATGCAGCAGCTACCCTTTTCAGTTTGTCGGTTGTTGATGAGAACAAGGTTGCAATAGGAGCAGCTGGGGCCATCCCAGCACTTATTGACTTACTCTGCCAAGGGACCCCAAGAGGAAAGAAGGACGCAGCCACTGCCATATTTAATCTTTCAATCTATCAAGGAAACAAAGTGAGGGCAGTTAGATCAGGGATTGTGCCACCATTAATAGGATTGCTGAAGGATCCTGGCGGTGGAATGGTAGATGAAGCTCTTGCAATATTGGCCATACTTGCTAGCCATCCAGAGGGGAAAGTGGCAATTGGTCAAGCTGACCCAATCCCGGTATTGGTAGAGGTCATTCGGACCAGCTCTCCACGCAACCGGGAGAATGCTGCCGCTATTCTGTGGTCATTGTGCACAGGCGATGGGCAATACCTGAAATTAGCTAAGGACCTTGGGGCAGAAGAGGTTTTGAGGGAATTGTCAGAGAGTGGCACTGATAGGGCTAAAAGAAAAGCAAGCAGTGTATTGGAACTTCTCCAGCGAGTTGAACCAGTTAGTTCGTGA
- the LOC113730784 gene encoding ras-related protein RABF1 — protein sequence MGCSSSLPDRNSGRLGGLNPENGSANDSKNLRVKLVLLGDSGVGKSCIVLRFVRGQFDPTSKVTIGASFLSQTIALQDSTTVKFEIWDTAGQERYAALAPLYYRGAAVAVVVYDITSPESFAKAQYWVKELQKHGSPGMIMALVGNKADLQEKREVSAQDGMEYAEKNGMFFIETSAKTADNINQLFEEIAKRLPRPPAS from the exons ATGGGTTGTTCGTCTTCGCTGCCAG ATAGGAATTCGGGTCGGTTGGGTGGACTTAATCCGGAAAATGGTAGTGCAAATGATTCTAAAAACCTCCGTGTAAAG CTGGTGCTGTTAGGTGATTCTGGTGTTGGGAAAAGCTGTATTGTTCTTCGTTTTGTCCGTGGCCAGTTTGATCCAACATCCAAG GTAACTATTGGAGCTTCATTCTTGTCTCAGACTATAGCTTTGCAGGATTCTACCACTGTTAAGTTTGAAATATGGGATACTGCTGGTCAAGAGAG ATATGCAGCACTGGCACCACTGTATTACCGAGGTGCTGCAGTGGCAGTTGTTGTGTATGACATCACTAGTCCTGAATCATTTGCCAAAGCACAGTATTGGGTCAAG GAACTACAAAAACATGGGAGCCCCGGGATGATCATGGCATTGGTAGGTAACAAAGCTGATCTCCAAGAAAAACGAGAAGTGTCAGCTCAA GATGGAATGGAGTATGCAGAGAAGAATGGGATGTTTTTCATTGAGACATCTGCCAAGACAGCAGATAACATAAACCAGTTATTTGAG GAAATAGCAAAGAGACTCCCGCGGCCACCTGCTTCCTGA